The Triticum aestivum cultivar Chinese Spring chromosome 6D, IWGSC CS RefSeq v2.1, whole genome shotgun sequence genomic sequence CACCGGGCCAGGGGTGGGAACAATCGCCTGGTAAAGAGATCTAGTCGAGAATCTGCCATTTGGCTCCAGGTGCCAAGATAGCGAGTTGGACTCAAGGTAGGGGGTGGAGGGCAATACACTCGAGCATTTCGTCCCATTGCTCGAGCTCTACCGCCCTGAAGGTACAGCGGAAGGCAATGGCGCCCAAGTCAGCTAAAGCCACAGCTACAGAGAGCTGTGGGCGGACACAGATCGAGAATAACGCGTAGAAGCCTTCCGCAAATGGGCGAGACCCAGCCCATCGATCGAGCCAGAATAATGTGCCGGACCCGGAGCCAACTTTAATAGAGGTCCGGTTTCCCCCGACTGGGAGCTCCGGTTTCCTTTGGCCTCTCTCCAGGCGATTACTCGCATCGGATCCGACCACGTTCCCCTCCTCTTGTCCTGAGACCGCGGCCCCCGCCGCGGTTTCGTTTTGAAGCTTTCTGGCTCCGGCAACCAGGCTTTATGGATGCCGTCCATGCTCATTGGGTCTCGACATTAGCCGAGCCCCATAGGCAGATGTCCATTCTGGACGAATGGCACCATCTTTCCAAACGGTCCAGGCAGTTCATGAAAGTGTGGGGTGCCAATATTGGGTGAGACCTTCGACTCCAGAAGGCCTCTCTTCTCGAGGAGATCCGTGCCCTTGACCTTCGCGCGGATATCTCAGGGATCTCCGCTGATGAATGGGCCCATAGATATAACCTGGAAGAATCCCTCATGGAGATCTATTCCAAGGAGGAGGAATTCTAGCGGTAGCGAGGCTCTATTAATTGGGTGTTGTTTGGTGACGCCAACACTGCCTACTTCCAGGCCATCGCCAACGGCCGTAGGCGGCGATGCTCCATTCCCCTTTTATGGGAGAGGGGTCAGCTATTCCAAGATCCTACAACTATTCGTTCGCTAGTTGACACTTCTACAAGTCGTTATTTGCGAGGCGTCCTCAGGGTGGTATCGCTCTGGCCGACCATATTTGGTCGCCTGACCAACAAGTCTCCCCGGAAGAGAACGCGGCCTTGCTCGCTCCATTTGATGCCGCGGAAGTAGAGACCTTTGTCAAAGCCATGAACCCAGCCTCAGCCCCGGGCCCGGATGGACTTCCGGTTCACTTTTTCCAGGCATTCTGGCTGATGGTTAAGGAGATCATCCTTGACTTGTTCCAGGATTTTTCTAGGGGAACATTAGATATGCCCCGGCTTAACTACGGGATCATTTCTTTGATTCCCAAGGTTCCGGGTGCTGCTGACATAAGGCAATTCCGGCCTATCACAGTCCTCAATGTGATATTCTAGATTTTGGCTAAGGGGTACGCCACTTGGGCGGCCCTAACCGCCCCTCCGATCCACCACCCGAAATCAGTCTGCCTTCACGAAAGGTAAGTTTATTCTGGATGGGATTCTCGTTCTCCACGAGGTCATCCATGAGGTCAAGAGCAAGCACCTCCGTGCGGTGTTCTTCAAGATTGACTTCCATAAAGCATACGACACCGTCCATTGGTCCTTCCTTCGGGAGGTGTTGCTCAAGCACGGATTCGACCCCCACTGGGTTGCGAGGGTGATGCAGTTAGTGACGAGCGGCCGCACGGCTGTGAATATCAATGGGGAGATCGGGCCTTACTTCTTGCCTGGCCAAGGCGTACGGCAACGGgatccgtgaaggaaatatgccctagaggcaataataaagttgttatttatatttccttatatcatgataaatgtttattattcatgctagaattgtattaactggaaacttagtacatgtgtgaatacaaagacaaacagagtgtcactagtattcctctacttgactagctcgttgaatcatagatggttaagtttcctagccatagacatgagttgtcatttgattaacgggatcacatcattagagaatgatgtgattgacttgacccattccgttagcttagcacttgatcatttagtatgttgctattgctttcttcatgacttatacatgttcccatgaatatgagactatgcaactcccgaataccggaggaacactttgtgtgctaccaaacgtcacaacgtaactgggtgattataatggtgctctacaggtgtctccgatggtacttgttgagttggcatagatcgagattaggatttgtcactttgattgtcggagaggtatctctgggccctctcggtaatgcacatcactataagcattgcaagcaatgtgactaatgagttagttgcgggatgatgcattacggaacgagtaaagagacttgccggtaacgagattgaactaggtattgagataccggcgatcgaatctcgggcaagtaacataccgatgacaaagggaacaacgtatgttgttatgcggtttgaccgataaagatcttcgtagaatatgtaggaaccaatatgagcatccaggttccgctattggttattgaccggagttgtgtctcggttatgtctacatagttctcgaacccgtagggtccgcacgcgtaatgttcggtgacgatcagtattatgagtctatgcgttttgatgtaccgaagatagttcggagtcccggatgtgatcacggacatgacgaggagtctggaaatagtcgagacataaagattgacatattggacgactatattcggacaccggaagtattccggaggtcaccggataattatcggagtgccggggggttatcggaacccccgggggaactattgggcctacatgggccatagggaagaggggaggcagcccacaaggggcagccgcgccccctccctatagggagtccgaattggactagggagggggggcgcccccccccctttccttctcctccccctctccttccttcccccttcctcctcctagttggactaggaaagggggagtcctactcctactaggaggaggactccttcccctccttggcgcgccccaagggccggctgacctccccccttgctcctttatatacgggggcagggggcaccctagaacacacaacagacatggatcttagccgtgtggggtgccccctccaccataatccacctcggtcatatcattgcagtgcttaggcgaagccctgtgccggtagcttcatcatcactgtcatcacgccgtcatgctgacgaagctctccctcgacactctgctagatcgtgagttcatgggacgtcaccgagccgaacgtgtgcagatcgcggaggtgtcgtactttcggtactaggatcggtcgatcgtgaagacgtacgactacatcaaccgcgttgtcataacgcttccacttacggtccatgagggtatgtagacaacactctcccctctcgttgctatgcatcaccatgatcttgtgtgcgtaggaatttttttgaaattactacgttccccaacaatctgaTCTCCCCGTTTCTTTTTAATCTTGTGGTTGATGCTCTGGCCTCGATCGTAGATTTGGCCAAACGAGCCGGCCACATTCGGGGGATTTTCCCTCATCTTGTGGCCAATGGAGGTCCGACCCACCTCCAGTATGCGGATGATACCATTATGATGGTTGAAGGATCGGACGAGGATATTCggaacctcaagttcctcctcctctgctttcaGCAGATGTCGGGTCTCACGATCAATTTCGCCAAGAGTGAGGTGATGGTCCTGGGATACTCCCAGGCGAAAGCTCAGCGAATCGCCAATCGCTTGAATTGTCGATTGGGATCCTTCCTGACTACTTACCTTGGCATGCCTATTAGTGACACGCGTCTACTGGAGAAGGACTTTCGCCCATAATCGCCAAACTCCAGCCTAGGATGGAACCTTGGCAGGGGAGATGGTTGTCTAAAGCTGCTCGAGTCATTTTGATGAACTCCTCCCTCATTAGCCTTTTGATGTACATAATGGGATTCTATAGTTTACATGAATCCCTCCATCATGAGGTCACCAAACTCCTGTCTAGATTCTTCTGGGCGGGAGAAAACAATAAATAGAAGTACCACATGGTGAAGTGGTCCAAGATCTGCCAGCCTAAGGACCAGGGCGGCCAGGGAGTCATTTCATCCAAGCGGATGAATATTGCCCTCCTCTCCAAATGGCTCTGGCGTATTCAGACCGATGTGGGAGGCCTGTGGCTCGAGATTATCCGCGCGAAGTATCTTCGCGGGCAGCCACTGGCATTCGCTCCCAGGTCTGGAGGATCCCAATTCTGGCAATCGGTGATCCGTCTGATGCCGGTCTTGCGCATAGGGACCTCAAGCACGCGGCCTTGCTGGAGAGAAGATCATAGAGGTCATAGGACTACTATAAATCTATCCCAATGGATCACCAAGAATTCCCTCAATTGTACAACTAGGCGTAGGCTCATGACATCGGGGCTCACTATGACATAATGACTAGCAATATACCAGAGGTGTACAATGGCGTGCTTAAAGGTGTGTGATCCTTCCCAATCATAGCCATGATTAATGAAACTTGAAATCAGACTATGACATACTTCGCCGATAGAGTCTATGTTACCAATGCACAAGTGGAGATGAACAAGCCATGGTttgaaaacatgcaaaaaaacatatGGACGAGTAATCGGAGAAATCCCGGATGCATGGTTGTAGTCAAGTGGATGCACTTAGGAAGAAGTGGCAAGTCATCATACGAGCCAAGTTTGTGAAAGGTCACCACATAGGAGTAAAGGAGCATGTTGTCACCCTTGGTCAATGGTGTGTGAGTGCACTTGCAATAAGTCCAAGCTTCTGTGGTGCCCATGTAGTCACGTCCTCTGGCCAGAGTAGATAAGAACATCAAAGTCTACCCATACATATCTACTTACTTTAGCACTTACAATCTATTCAACACCTAGAACTGTGATTTCTTTGCCCAGGGAATTCATGAATCATGAGCACAACATGTGCTGGGCGGTTATGATCGGGGGTAGGATCCTGCGCCATGTGCGATGATGGTCAGGACCGTTTCTTTCCTTTTTGTATGACAACTGGCAAAGGGTGAGGGGGACCGCTGCCATATTTAGGTGTGTGCTCTGAAACGCTACCCAGCCAACGTGTGCTGGCTAGTCGCGGCCTTACTAAAATGTGCTAGATATATTTATATCTAAATAAATGTAAGACAAGTTTTATGAGACAAGTGGGATATTTGTGAACGGAaggagttgttgattgttttttgacatAGCTACCGGCTTATTTCAGATGGTAACGGAAGGAGTATGTCACTAAATATAGCTACATGAATCTTCGACACATTGATCTCGGTAGCGCTGTATACCCTGTCGTGCATGGTACACATAAGCATTTCTCGATTTATTGCGAGGGGGTCGGGTGTTGGGGGATCTCTACGATACATCTATCTTCCTGCCCCACACCGAATGTCACACAAACGGGCTTTGCTACATCTACGTAGAGATTCAACGTAAAGCTACGTAAGAGCTAGTTTGGCGTGCTCTGATTGGAAGAGAAAATGGCACTGCCCAACCCCGCGAAAATCAGGAAGATTAAGGTTACGTAGATGGTGCAGATGTAGGATTATTGCACACAAACATACGGTGCTAGCTCTTCCAAacgaaaaagaaaaagataaaTACACGCAGTCCCATACTGATGCAACATGTACGGCATGCCAAGCTCATGCATCACTTACTCGCTGCAAGCTCGATCCTGCCGGCTGGCCACGTCCGCCAGGAACTGGGCAAACGCCAAGCGCGACGACCCGCCGTCGTTGCAAGCCACAGCCGCGGCTTCCCTGTACGCCGCCGCTCGCGCCCTGAGCTCCCTACCCTCCTCGGACTCCATCACAAGCCTTACCTTGGCCTCCACCTCGCCGGCCTTGACCAGCCCCTGCTGCCACCCGACCATCTCCGCGGCGATCCCCATGTCCCCCACCATGTGCACCTTGTTCATCTTCTGCTCCGAGTACAGTGGCCAGCACAGCATTGGCACGCCTGCCGTGACGCCCTTCAGCACCGAATTCCACCCGCAGTGCGTCACGAACGCCCCCGTGGCCCTGTGGCGGAGGACGTCCACCTGTGGCGCCCACAGCTTGACCACGAGGCCACGGCCGTTGGTTCGCTCCATGAACCCGTCCGGCATGAGCGCGTTGAGGTCCGGGTCGGCACTGGGGTCGTGTGGCTTCTCCGGGTCGTTGCTGGCGGGGGCTCGCACAAcccacaagaagcggtggccggacTTGTCGAGGCCGACGGCGATCTCCCTGAGCTGCTCCGCGGAGTGGTTTCCAGTGCCTATGCTCCCGAAGCAGAGGAACACGACGCTGCCGTCCGGTTGGCTGTCTAGCCAGGCGAGGCAATCGTGCCGCTCTTTTGCCTCGGCGTCGGCGATGCTGCCGACAAATGGACCGATGCAGTACACCGGAGGCAATGCCCGGCCGGGGACACACCGAGGGTCCCTGAGAGCAGCCACCGCACGAGCCTCCAGCGACTCGAACGTATTCACCAGCGTGCCGTCGGCCTCTGGGATCCGGCACAGCAAGGCCATCATCGCCTTGTATGTGTCGCTCTCCGGGTCCTCGAGCACATCGCCCGACAGGTGCGAAGCCGGCATGGGCGGAAGGCCGAAGAGCTCGAGAGGGGTGTCTCCTAGCTCCTTGAAGCTCGCACCGCTCTCTGCGAGGACCGTAGGGAGCTGGGCGAAGGCGACGAAGGTGGCGGCGCTGGAAGTGAACAAGGTGTACCCGGGGATCCCGAGCCTCTTGACGACGGCGAGCGCCGCATTGGACAGGGAGTCGACGACCACGGCATGGACGCGCATGGAGCATAGGAAGTCGTGGAGGCGCTCGTTGTAGCGGCTCACGAGGTGGAGGTACGTGAGCACGAACTGCCCGTCCTGGGCCAGCTTGGGCGGGTCCTCCACGGCCGGGAGAGTGTGGAAGCGGACGGACGGCATGGAGGCGGCGACGCGGCCGACGACGGTGTTGAAGGCGATGACCTGCTTGACGCCGGTATCGATGAGCGCGACGGAGACGGCGTAGCCGTGGTCGAGGAGGGGCCCCGCGAGCCGCATCATCGGGACGAAGTGGCTCACGGAGAGGCCCGGGTACAGAACGACCGTCTTCTTCTccatggtctctctctctctctctctctctctctctctctctctctctcacgcacactcaGGGAGAGTATGAACTCGTGACGACACAGAGCATCTCAATCTTAAAGCAGAAAAACCTCGTGGTGTGACGAGCGATGCTTCGATCGATGGTTGTGTGGTTGGTGAGCGATCCAAATCTTTCATCGCAGGCACACGTAGCATTGATGAGCAGCCGCTTCACTGTGCCGCTGGATCGCCGTACGCAGCACCAGCACGAATAGCGCGTGTGGTCCAAGTAGAGAGACACTCTTTTTTTGCGAATAAAGTAGAGAGACACTTACAATTGGGAGGGAGTCTGGTTTGTTCCTCCGGTCTAACATGATGATGATATGCGACGAACCAGCTAGCAAATCGGTCCTTTATACTCCCTTGGTAAAGAAATATAATAGCgtacgcttttatatttctttacagaaggAGTAGTTAATAGTGTATAAAGGGCTCGAATTCCCTGACGGATGAAATCATTGTTCTGACCTTGAAGAATAGATGGCATAAAATGACCTCCGCGGATTTTATTTGGCGATCTGATCCTTCTCAGGAACGCCATGGCCTATGGATCCTTAAGATTAGTGGGGAGGGATTGAATTCCTCGGCAGCGTCATCAGCGAAAGACCATGCATGTTGCTCGACGGTTTTGAACTAGTCAACCCCCTGCCTGGTGGACCCGCAATACATGAAATCAATAATGTCTGTCAGCTTGGACAGCAGGCAGATCTGAATCGTCGACTAGGTGTTATTCGTGGTTGGGCCCCACCGTGCGCCCACGTCGTCCGCCCCAgtcaccgtcttcaacctcttgcGCCGCCAAAGAAGGCTGCCACACTCGGAAGCGGCCACCACGCTCCTTCGTGCAATGCTACGCACTACTTCACTGCATCTTCGGTGTCGGCTATCGTAGTACCCTTTTGTGCAGAGACCACTGTAGAGTATGCCTCAGATGGTCAGATTTTTTGTGGCGGAACTGGCCCATCTGGGTTCAAGTCTTAGACTTCACAAGGGTGGTGTGttcgcatttttctggatttactTCAAGATTGAAAGGCTTTATCATTTAAGTGTCTGTCGGCAACAAGGTGTCAATGGTGAATTCGTCAATCTCAGTCCTGCGAGCTCAGCCTCTTAAAAATGCTCACACGGATAGCATGTGCCCGCATTTTTATATGTTTAAGTGTAGGTGCGTGTGTCGTGTGTGGATGTTGTTGTACTATGTTTCACGAAAAAAAAGCATCAAGGCGTAGGATGTACATATTGCTAACGAATGCTATATCTGGATAATGGGCTTACCAGTTACCAACTGCTATTATTGGAGAGACAAGAGGGAGGCGGCCAGATCCAAATCATTCAGCGTAAGCACTAGCAGCACTAGCAATTCGCAGAAAAAGGAAAACAGTAGTAGCACTAGCATGAATACTGTGCCGTCGAATTTTGCCGGTGATCTGTGGTGGTTATGCACACTGTTAGAGCCGAGCGGCTAGTGCGATTGCGAGGGTGGAAGCTGTGGCCAGACCGCACGTACCACTGCCAAAAGTTGTTGAAAAATGGCCCTCTTTTTAATGGTCCCGTGAAAAATGGCCGGCCCTGGTAATAATAAGTCTATGGCTCCTTTGGTCTGAAAGAAAGACCGGTTGGCGACTGCGCGATGGTGAACATGCCAGCTACTGATTTTGGTGCCAAGCCAACTTTTCCCCGGTTCAGCTACTGGACATGAATGTTTTTGCTGCAGTTTCTTCGTCAAAAAGTGTTGCGATTTCGTGAAGGAGATGAAGCACCATGGTCAAGGAGACTCCCCCTCTGATCGCCTCGTCGTGGCGATGAGCGGCGGCGCAGCTTTGGGTGCCTGTTTGGAGAGGTGAGGTGAGGCTGGGAGAGGGAGACATGGCCACTGCCATGAGCTTGCACGGCTGAGAGGCTGGCCTGCCCAACTCTCCACTTCACA encodes the following:
- the LOC123145666 gene encoding UDP-glycosyltransferase 88B1, producing MEKKTVVLYPGLSVSHFVPMMRLAGPLLDHGYAVSVALIDTGVKQVIAFNTVVGRVAASMPSVRFHTLPAVEDPPKLAQDGQFVLTYLHLVSRYNERLHDFLCSMRVHAVVVDSLSNAALAVVKRLGIPGYTLFTSSAATFVAFAQLPTVLAESGASFKELGDTPLELFGLPPMPASHLSGDVLEDPESDTYKAMMALLCRIPEADGTLVNTFESLEARAVAALRDPRCVPGRALPPVYCIGPFVGSIADAEAKERHDCLAWLDSQPDGSVVFLCFGSIGTGNHSAEQLREIAVGLDKSGHRFLWVVRAPASNDPEKPHDPSADPDLNALMPDGFMERTNGRGLVVKLWAPQVDVLRHRATGAFVTHCGWNSVLKGVTAGVPMLCWPLYSEQKMNKVHMVGDMGIAAEMVGWQQGLVKAGEVEAKVRLVMESEEGRELRARAAAYREAAAVACNDGGSSRLAFAQFLADVASRQDRACSE